A single genomic interval of Paralichthys olivaceus isolate ysfri-2021 chromosome 7, ASM2471397v2, whole genome shotgun sequence harbors:
- the myrf gene encoding myelin regulatory factor isoform X1, with protein sequence MDVVDETEALQRFFEGHDITSSLDTANIDTSILEEYISKEDDSTDICFSEVHSAPGPNYSSPQAGVSSSGGLVCGVSPPIPLRQGALPPGPPNCQNTYPPGPSLGLRHNYPCLGQQQQQQQQQAHIKPEHRGHYAPGTLPESPPDSSSEPYSPQQVNDPHMIRTMTPENMCHMTPTPPIHYTSMHRDMYLKPEPMISQYPIGPATSGGGDMQQTQMLHQLLQHPQGQDGIPVHQAKKRKHSDSPNSTLNSQILTGIIKQEPGLMQDADNAYLDPNYQCIKWQPHQQNKWTPLYDANCKELPMPTYRVDADKGFNFSLSDDAFVCQKKNHFQVTVYVGMLGDPKYIKTSDGLQPIDCFYLKLNGVKVEAINQSISVEQSQSDRSKRPFKPVLVTLPPEQVTKVTVGRLHFSETTANNMRKKGKPNPDQRYFMLVVALHAQSHSQTYTVAAQASERIIVRVTSGHASNPGQFESDNEVLWQRGQLPDSVYHHGRVGINTDRPDEALVVHGNLKVMGSLVHPSDIRAKENVQEVDTTDNLKRISQMRLVHYQYKPEFAATVGIENTADTGVIAQEVQQILPECVKEGGDVVCANGETIPNLLVVNKERIFMENVGAVKELCKLTDNLETRIDELERWSRKLAKLRRLDSMKSTVSGGTVSQSGSYFSRTGSGPLKKKTVKPGSKSSPPDQGCISQKFMQGTILALVIVMAFSVISMSVLYVLTLHHRGDVTDGYVPSCVLYISWMPIFTATVTFCPPVCPWSRAALGSSRKSASLSTTPAPACCSTPVTNNQSTTVLTLSNNQSTTDLGSLAPTPGVISKKAKSRAMDKDGHSRNRLSHTSAPLYFAKSKRPAPTDLDSAGSTNRLPGSQPVPRRQRSLHTKEGRSAPSLTSLHIVETNQEITAQSCATPKSCSYTISLHGKRNSSTSQITLYMTSTKNVWVQQCGATKGRLCPNHTEAALYRGQSTSTKGTRHMWSVPVLSFQDVTYHFRVSLSSEVSCATEAETSSLSDYHFLIQSSCV encoded by the exons GTCATGATATTACCAGTTCTCTGGACACAGCCAACATCGACACCAGTATCCTGGAAGAGTACATCAGCAAGGAAGACGATAGCACTGACAT CTGTTTCTCAGAGGTCCACAGCGCCCCGGGACCAAATTACTCATCTCCCCAGGCAGGAGTGTCCTCCTCTGGGGGGTTGGTTTGTGGTGTGAGCCCCCCTATCCCACTACGGCAAGGAGCCCTTCCGCCTGGGCCCCCCAACTGTCAGAACACCTACCCCCCAGGTCCATCCCTGGGCCTCCGACACAACTACCCCTGCCtgggacagcagcagcagcagcagcagcagcaggcacaCATCAAGCCCGAGCACAGGGGCCACTACGCCCCAGG GACACTACCTGAGTCCCCCCCAGACTCCAGTTCAGAGCCCTACTCTCCACAGCAGGTGAATG ATCCTCACATGATCAGGACCATGACACCAGAGAACATGTGTCACATGACCCCAACGCCACCAATACACTATACGAGCATGCATCGGGACATGTACCTCAAGCCCGAGCCCATGATATCGCAGTATCCCATTGGCCCAGCCACAAGCGGAGGTGGAGACATGCAGCAGACGCAGATGCTCCATCAGCTGCTACAGCATCCTCAGGGGCAAGA tgGCATCCCTGTTCACCAGGCCAAGAAGAGGAAGCACTCCGACTCGCCCAACAGCACCCTCAATTCCCAAATCCTCACAGGTATCATCAAACAAGAACCAG GTTTAATGCAGGATGCAGACAACGCCTACCTGGACCCAAACTATCAGTGCATTAAGTGGCAACCTCACCAGCAGAACAAGTGGACACCACTCTATGATGCAAACTGCAAAGAGCT TCCGATGCCAACCTATCGCGTTGATGCAGACAAGGGTTTCAACTTCTCCTTGTCTGATGACGCCTTTGTTTGCCAGAAGAAGAACCACTTCCAGGTCACAGTGTACGTAGGCATGCTGGGCGACCCCAAGTACATCAAGACGAGTGACGGCCTGCAGCCCATCGACTGCTTCTATCTTAAACTCAACGGGGTAAAG GTGGAGGCCATAAATCAGTCCATCAGTGTGGAGCAGTCACAATCTGACCGCAGCAAGAGACCGTTCAAGCCAGTGCT CGTCACCTTGCCACCAGAgcaggtcacaaaggtcacagTGGGGCGGCTCCACTTCAGCGAGACCACGGCCAATAACATGAGGAAGAAGGGCAAACCAAACCCTGATCAGAG GTATTTCATGCTGGTGGTGGCGCTGCACGCTCAGTCCCACAGTCAGACCTACACTGTGGCTGCTCAAGCGTCTGAGAGGATCATCGTCAGGGTAACGTCTGGCCAT GCATCCAACCCAGGCCAGTTTGAAAGTGACAACGAGGTGCTGTGGCAGCGTGGACAACTACCAGACTCAGTCTACCACCACGGGAGAGTCGGCATCAACACCGACAGGCCCGATGAGGCCCTCGTCGTCCACGGCAATCTGAAGGTCATGGGCTCTCTGGTGCACCCGTCTGACATCAGGGCCAAAGAAAATGTCCAGGAG GTCGACACCACAGACAATTTGAAACGGATCTCTCAGATGAGGCTGGTCCATTATCAGTACAAGCCAGAGTTTGCTGCCACCGTGGGCATAGAGAACACTGCAGACACCG GAGTGATCGCTCAAGAGGTCCAGCAAATCCTGCCTGAATGCGTGAAGGAGGGGGGTGATGTGGTGTGCGCCAATGGAGAAACGATTCCCAACCTGTTAGTTGTCAACAAG GAGCGCATCTTCATGGAGAATGTGGGGGCGGTGAAGGAGCTTTGTAAGCTGACGGACAACCTGGAGACGCGCATAGACGAACTGGAGCGCTGGAGTCGCAAGCTGGCCAAGCTGCGTCGTCTCGACAGCATGAAGAGCACTGTGAGTGGAGGCACTGTCAG CCAATCAGGAAGCTATTTTAGCCGGACAGGAAGTGGCCCGCTCAAGAAGAAGACGGTCAAACCTGGGAGCAag agCTCGCCTCCAGATCAGGGCTGCATCAGTCAGAAATTCATGCAGGGAACCATCCTGGCACTGGTCATTGTCATGGCCTTCAG TGTCATTTCCATGTCTGTTCTTTATGTACTGACTCTTCACCACAGAGGAGACGTCACAGATGG CTATGTCCCTTCCTGTGTTCTCTACATTTCTTGGATGCCCATCTTCACTGCCACTGTAACtttctgtccacctgtctgccCCTG GTCCAGGGCAGCACTGGGATCTTCACGCAAGAGTGCCTCACTGTCCACCACTCCTGCACCTG CTTGCTGTTCAACCCCCGTCACAAACAACCAATCAACCACAGTTTTGACTCTGAGTAACAACCAATCCACAACAG ATTTAGGCAGCCTGGCTCCCACACCAGGCGTTATCAGTAAGAAGGCCAAGTCCAGAGCGATGGACAAGGATGGCCACAGTAGAAACCGCCTGAGTCACACCTCAGCCCCTTTGTACTTTGCCAAGTCCAAAAGGCCGGCACCGACCGACCTGGACAGCGCAGGGTCTACCAACCGTCTGCCAGGGAGTCAGCCAGTGCCACGTAGACAGCGCAGCCTACATACAAAGG AAGGAAGGTCAGCTCCCTCTCTGACCAGTCTACATATTGTTGAAACCAACCAAGAGATCACAGCGCAAAGTTGTGCAACACCCAAAAGCTGCAG ctACACCATATCACTCCACGGAAAAAGAAATTCCTCCACCTCACAAATTACTTTGTACATGAC GTCCACAAAGAACGTGTGGGTTCAACAATGTGGAGCCACCAAGGGACGGCTATGCCCCAACCACACAGAGGCAGCGCTCTACAGGGGTCAGAGTACATCAACAAAG GGGACTCGTCACATGTGGTCAGTGCCTGTTCTGTCGTTCCAGGACGTCACCTATCACTTCCGTGTGTCCCTGTCT AGTGAAGTGAGTTGTGCCACTGAAGCAGAAACCTCATCCCTCTCTGACTACCATTTTCTCATCcagagcagctgtgtgtga
- the myrf gene encoding myelin regulatory factor isoform X4, giving the protein MLWLRAGHDITSSLDTANIDTSILEEYISKEDDSTDICFSEVHSAPGPNYSSPQAGVSSSGGLVCGVSPPIPLRQGALPPGPPNCQNTYPPGPSLGLRHNYPCLGQQQQQQQQQAHIKPEHRGHYAPGTLPESPPDSSSEPYSPQQVNDPHMIRTMTPENMCHMTPTPPIHYTSMHRDMYLKPEPMISQYPIGPATSGGGDMQQTQMLHQLLQHPQGQDGIPVHQAKKRKHSDSPNSTLNSQILTGIIKQEPGLMQDADNAYLDPNYQCIKWQPHQQNKWTPLYDANCKELPMPTYRVDADKGFNFSLSDDAFVCQKKNHFQVTVYVGMLGDPKYIKTSDGLQPIDCFYLKLNGVKVEAINQSISVEQSQSDRSKRPFKPVLVTLPPEQVTKVTVGRLHFSETTANNMRKKGKPNPDQRYFMLVVALHAQSHSQTYTVAAQASERIIVRVTSGHASNPGQFESDNEVLWQRGQLPDSVYHHGRVGINTDRPDEALVVHGNLKVMGSLVHPSDIRAKENVQEVDTTDNLKRISQMRLVHYQYKPEFAATVGIENTADTGVIAQEVQQILPECVKEGGDVVCANGETIPNLLVVNKERIFMENVGAVKELCKLTDNLETRIDELERWSRKLAKLRRLDSMKSTVSGGTVSQSGSYFSRTGSGPLKKKTVKPGSKSSPPDQGCISQKFMQGTILALVIVMAFSVISMSVLYVLTLHHRGDVTDGYVPSCVLYISWMPIFTATVTFCPPVCPWSRAALGSSRKSASLSTTPAPACCSTPVTNNQSTTVLTLSNNQSTTDLGSLAPTPGVISKKAKSRAMDKDGHSRNRLSHTSAPLYFAKSKRPAPTDLDSAGSTNRLPGSQPVPRRQRSLHTKEGRSAPSLTSLHIVETNQEITAQSCATPKSCSYTISLHGKRNSSTSQITLYMTSTKNVWVQQCGATKGRLCPNHTEAALYRGQSTSTKGTRHMWSVPVLSFQDVTYHFRVSLSSEVSCATEAETSSLSDYHFLIQSSCV; this is encoded by the exons ATGCTTTGGCTACGCGCAG GTCATGATATTACCAGTTCTCTGGACACAGCCAACATCGACACCAGTATCCTGGAAGAGTACATCAGCAAGGAAGACGATAGCACTGACAT CTGTTTCTCAGAGGTCCACAGCGCCCCGGGACCAAATTACTCATCTCCCCAGGCAGGAGTGTCCTCCTCTGGGGGGTTGGTTTGTGGTGTGAGCCCCCCTATCCCACTACGGCAAGGAGCCCTTCCGCCTGGGCCCCCCAACTGTCAGAACACCTACCCCCCAGGTCCATCCCTGGGCCTCCGACACAACTACCCCTGCCtgggacagcagcagcagcagcagcagcagcaggcacaCATCAAGCCCGAGCACAGGGGCCACTACGCCCCAGG GACACTACCTGAGTCCCCCCCAGACTCCAGTTCAGAGCCCTACTCTCCACAGCAGGTGAATG ATCCTCACATGATCAGGACCATGACACCAGAGAACATGTGTCACATGACCCCAACGCCACCAATACACTATACGAGCATGCATCGGGACATGTACCTCAAGCCCGAGCCCATGATATCGCAGTATCCCATTGGCCCAGCCACAAGCGGAGGTGGAGACATGCAGCAGACGCAGATGCTCCATCAGCTGCTACAGCATCCTCAGGGGCAAGA tgGCATCCCTGTTCACCAGGCCAAGAAGAGGAAGCACTCCGACTCGCCCAACAGCACCCTCAATTCCCAAATCCTCACAGGTATCATCAAACAAGAACCAG GTTTAATGCAGGATGCAGACAACGCCTACCTGGACCCAAACTATCAGTGCATTAAGTGGCAACCTCACCAGCAGAACAAGTGGACACCACTCTATGATGCAAACTGCAAAGAGCT TCCGATGCCAACCTATCGCGTTGATGCAGACAAGGGTTTCAACTTCTCCTTGTCTGATGACGCCTTTGTTTGCCAGAAGAAGAACCACTTCCAGGTCACAGTGTACGTAGGCATGCTGGGCGACCCCAAGTACATCAAGACGAGTGACGGCCTGCAGCCCATCGACTGCTTCTATCTTAAACTCAACGGGGTAAAG GTGGAGGCCATAAATCAGTCCATCAGTGTGGAGCAGTCACAATCTGACCGCAGCAAGAGACCGTTCAAGCCAGTGCT CGTCACCTTGCCACCAGAgcaggtcacaaaggtcacagTGGGGCGGCTCCACTTCAGCGAGACCACGGCCAATAACATGAGGAAGAAGGGCAAACCAAACCCTGATCAGAG GTATTTCATGCTGGTGGTGGCGCTGCACGCTCAGTCCCACAGTCAGACCTACACTGTGGCTGCTCAAGCGTCTGAGAGGATCATCGTCAGGGTAACGTCTGGCCAT GCATCCAACCCAGGCCAGTTTGAAAGTGACAACGAGGTGCTGTGGCAGCGTGGACAACTACCAGACTCAGTCTACCACCACGGGAGAGTCGGCATCAACACCGACAGGCCCGATGAGGCCCTCGTCGTCCACGGCAATCTGAAGGTCATGGGCTCTCTGGTGCACCCGTCTGACATCAGGGCCAAAGAAAATGTCCAGGAG GTCGACACCACAGACAATTTGAAACGGATCTCTCAGATGAGGCTGGTCCATTATCAGTACAAGCCAGAGTTTGCTGCCACCGTGGGCATAGAGAACACTGCAGACACCG GAGTGATCGCTCAAGAGGTCCAGCAAATCCTGCCTGAATGCGTGAAGGAGGGGGGTGATGTGGTGTGCGCCAATGGAGAAACGATTCCCAACCTGTTAGTTGTCAACAAG GAGCGCATCTTCATGGAGAATGTGGGGGCGGTGAAGGAGCTTTGTAAGCTGACGGACAACCTGGAGACGCGCATAGACGAACTGGAGCGCTGGAGTCGCAAGCTGGCCAAGCTGCGTCGTCTCGACAGCATGAAGAGCACTGTGAGTGGAGGCACTGTCAG CCAATCAGGAAGCTATTTTAGCCGGACAGGAAGTGGCCCGCTCAAGAAGAAGACGGTCAAACCTGGGAGCAag agCTCGCCTCCAGATCAGGGCTGCATCAGTCAGAAATTCATGCAGGGAACCATCCTGGCACTGGTCATTGTCATGGCCTTCAG TGTCATTTCCATGTCTGTTCTTTATGTACTGACTCTTCACCACAGAGGAGACGTCACAGATGG CTATGTCCCTTCCTGTGTTCTCTACATTTCTTGGATGCCCATCTTCACTGCCACTGTAACtttctgtccacctgtctgccCCTG GTCCAGGGCAGCACTGGGATCTTCACGCAAGAGTGCCTCACTGTCCACCACTCCTGCACCTG CTTGCTGTTCAACCCCCGTCACAAACAACCAATCAACCACAGTTTTGACTCTGAGTAACAACCAATCCACAACAG ATTTAGGCAGCCTGGCTCCCACACCAGGCGTTATCAGTAAGAAGGCCAAGTCCAGAGCGATGGACAAGGATGGCCACAGTAGAAACCGCCTGAGTCACACCTCAGCCCCTTTGTACTTTGCCAAGTCCAAAAGGCCGGCACCGACCGACCTGGACAGCGCAGGGTCTACCAACCGTCTGCCAGGGAGTCAGCCAGTGCCACGTAGACAGCGCAGCCTACATACAAAGG AAGGAAGGTCAGCTCCCTCTCTGACCAGTCTACATATTGTTGAAACCAACCAAGAGATCACAGCGCAAAGTTGTGCAACACCCAAAAGCTGCAG ctACACCATATCACTCCACGGAAAAAGAAATTCCTCCACCTCACAAATTACTTTGTACATGAC GTCCACAAAGAACGTGTGGGTTCAACAATGTGGAGCCACCAAGGGACGGCTATGCCCCAACCACACAGAGGCAGCGCTCTACAGGGGTCAGAGTACATCAACAAAG GGGACTCGTCACATGTGGTCAGTGCCTGTTCTGTCGTTCCAGGACGTCACCTATCACTTCCGTGTGTCCCTGTCT AGTGAAGTGAGTTGTGCCACTGAAGCAGAAACCTCATCCCTCTCTGACTACCATTTTCTCATCcagagcagctgtgtgtga